The Caulobacter vibrioides sequence TCATGCTCGATCTGGAGACGCTCGGCACGACGCCGGGCTGCGTGATCCGATCCATCGGAGCCGTCGCTTTCGACCCGAACGGCGGACCGTTGGGCGAGAGCCTCTACCTGATCATCGACCGCACCTCTTGCGAGGCCGCCGGCTTGACGGTCGATCCCGAGACCGAGGCCTGGTGGGCGGAGCAAACGCCCGAGGCGCGCGCCGAGTTCGACGGGCAAGGCGTTGCGTTGGCCGAGGCGCTGGACGCCTTTGAACTGTTCTACACGACCCTCGCGCCGATCGCCGACAAGGCCGACCGCCTGTGGAGCAACGGCCCCAGTTTCGACGAGGCCATCCTGGCCGCCGCCTATCGGTCGCTCGGCCGCAAGCCGCCGTGGCGCTATAACGCCGCCCGAGACTGCCGCACGATCTACGATCTCGCCGGCCTTAAGCTCCAGCACACCGGCGGCACTTTTCACAAGGCGATCGACGACGCCATTGAGCAGGCGAAGCTGGTTCAGGAGGC is a genomic window containing:
- a CDS encoding 3'-5' exonuclease gives rise to the protein MPDIMLDLETLGTTPGCVIRSIGAVAFDPNGGPLGESLYLIIDRTSCEAAGLTVDPETEAWWAEQTPEARAEFDGQGVALAEALDAFELFYTTLAPIADKADRLWSNGPSFDEAILAAAYRSLGRKPPWRYNAARDCRTIYDLAGLKLQHTGGTFHKAIDDAIEQAKLVQEARRLLIAAGPPAWRTEVNTFANLMEQQLRANDHKGGWKGDTSDALYQRLLEEAEELSQALAWRSALFGDADPERIGREAADVANFAMMIADVRGALGTEARP